A segment of the Bacillus pseudomycoides genome:
ATTGATTGATTTTATCCACTAATAGTTGTTGCTGTTTGTGAGGAAAATTTGGTCCGAAATGTGTGTCTGAAAACTGTACGATCTTCACACCCTGAAAACCTTCTGGAATATTTGGATTGCCAATGTCATTCCACGTAACTGACAATGCTTTTGTTTCGAAATGAAAAGCATATATATAAATTGTTAGCGGAAGCATGGATAGTATGAGGGAAATCATACATATTTTTCTCAACCACAATAAGGAAGTACCTTCTTTTGCTTGTTCCAAAGAAGGTACTTCCTCGTTCAAGTCTATTCTATTTATTTTGGAATGCTCTAAGTTCGTTTTCATATATTCACCTCTAAATTCATCTTTGTAAAAAGATACGCTTTAAATAATGTTGTAGCATTCTGATGTTACAAACATATGTCTTTTTGAAAATTGAGGTGAACATGAATAAGCTAATCAAACCAAAATTACGCTTTAATGCATCATATAGCTCTTCTATTAAGGGGGAAAATGATAGGATACTTACTACTAATACTATCAGAAGCAGTGTGAATGATTTTATAGACTTTACATTATGAGAGGAAGAAGCCAAATTTTCCATATGATGCATACAGTCAATATAAATATATAATCACCAACATCTAATTTCGGCCCTTTCTTGACGTGCATATCCAACCAAATATACATACGTTTCGTTTCCTTATATTTATGAATATTCTTTTTTGCAAAGCGATAAGAAAGCGACTGTAGTATCATACAACCTGCTCCAAATATAAATAACCAAACGAGAAAATCAATCATCTTATTTCTGCACTGTTTTTTCTAATATCCGATGCCCTAGCAGCCATTCTTCAAACTTAGCACTCCCAAATTCCCAACTCAAATCATTGGCATGTACGGAAAAAACGCGATATCCTGAATGTTCATCCATATATGCGTCTTCCTTTAATTCAACTTGCTCAATCCCATAAAAAGAAAAGTTGAAAAAGACATCCCATACATCTTCATGTTTTCTTTTATAAGCAATCGATTCCACATCATATTCTTCTCCGAAATAATCAAGATATAAATGCAAGCTATCATCATATTCATACTTCATTTTTATCACCCCTTATATTTGTACTTCTTTATCATCCAAAAAATTCCTTCTATGTCCACTCACATCTAGGCAATTACCTACATATTATGGAAGTAGATTCATTTCTAGGAGGTGTCATATTTTGGAAAAATTCATAGCTGTTTTTTGTATACTTGTACTTACTGTTTTTACGTTTGTCGCGTGTAATAAAAAAGACGATACGAAGCAGCAGATTCGCATTGGTGAAGTTACTCATTCCCTCTTCTATGCTCCGCTCTATGTTGGCATTCAAAAAGGATTCTTTAAAGATGAAGGATTAGATATTGACCTGCAAACGACAGCTGGTGGCGATAAAACGATGACTGCATTGTTATCTGGTGGCATTGACATTGCACTTGTCGGTTCTGAAACATCCATTTATGTTCACCAGCAAGGAGCAAAAGATCCAATTATTAACTTTGCACAACTCACACAAACAGATGGTACATTTTTAGTTTCACGTAAAAAGTTAGCCTCTTTTAATTGGAACAATGTGAAGGGTGCTACTTTTCTTGGTCAGCGTAAAGGCGGTATGCCGCAAATGGTTGGAGAATATGTTTTAAAGAAAAATGGTATTGATCCACATAAAGATACAAATTTAATTCAAAATGTTGAGTTTGCGAATATTGCTAATGCATTTGCGTCCGGTACAGGCGACTTTGTCCAATTGTTTGAACCAACTGCAAGTATTTTTGAGAAAGAAGGAAAAGGCTATATCGTTGCATCCTTCGGTACTGAATCTGGAACCGTTCCGTACACAACATTTATGGCAAAAGAAAGCTTTTTAAAGAAAGACAAAGTAGCTGCTGAAAAGTTCACGCGTGCATTATATAAAGCACAACAATGGGTAGATACACATAGCACTGAAGAAATTGCCGAAGTAGTTACACCGCTCTTTAAAGATACTTCAAAAGATATTATGGTAAAAGTAATTGAGCGCTATAAAAAGCAACATTCATATGCGACAAATCCATTATTAGATGAAGAGGAATGGAAACAAGTACAAAAGATTATGAAAGAAGCTGGTGAACTACAAAAAGAAGTTCCACATGAGGCGCTCGTCAATACAAAAATTGCTGAAAGCGTTATAAAGAAATAGAGGCGAATACGATGAGTTTCTTACAAATATCTCATGTTTC
Coding sequences within it:
- a CDS encoding DUF3986 family protein, with protein sequence MKYEYDDSLHLYLDYFGEEYDVESIAYKRKHEDVWDVFFNFSFYGIEQVELKEDAYMDEHSGYRVFSVHANDLSWEFGSAKFEEWLLGHRILEKTVQK
- a CDS encoding ABC transporter substrate-binding protein, whose protein sequence is MEKFIAVFCILVLTVFTFVACNKKDDTKQQIRIGEVTHSLFYAPLYVGIQKGFFKDEGLDIDLQTTAGGDKTMTALLSGGIDIALVGSETSIYVHQQGAKDPIINFAQLTQTDGTFLVSRKKLASFNWNNVKGATFLGQRKGGMPQMVGEYVLKKNGIDPHKDTNLIQNVEFANIANAFASGTGDFVQLFEPTASIFEKEGKGYIVASFGTESGTVPYTTFMAKESFLKKDKVAAEKFTRALYKAQQWVDTHSTEEIAEVVTPLFKDTSKDIMVKVIERYKKQHSYATNPLLDEEEWKQVQKIMKEAGELQKEVPHEALVNTKIAESVIKK